The following proteins come from a genomic window of Candidatus Bathyarchaeota archaeon:
- the albA gene encoding DNA-binding protein Alba, translated as MAESQAGEKPIEKPRPPIPPNTILIGKKPLMSYATAVMMHFHSGAKELTIKARGRAISRAVDVVEVVRRRFFAGKLDIKNVSIGTETVGTGEDVRNVSTIEIQLEFKE; from the coding sequence ATGGCTGAAAGTCAAGCAGGAGAAAAACCTATAGAAAAACCTCGTCCTCCAATACCGCCAAACACGATTTTAATCGGTAAAAAACCATTAATGAGTTATGCAACCGCTGTTATGATGCACTTCCATAGTGGGGCAAAAGAATTAACAATTAAAGCTAGAGGAAGAGCCATAAGTAGGGCTGTAGATGTTGTTGAAGTTGTTAGACGAAGATTCTTTGCTGGAAAACTTGACATAAAGAATGTTTCGATAGGAACAGAAACTGTTGGAACGGGGGAAGATGTAAGAAACGTTTCAACAATAGAAATTCAACTTGAATTTAAAGAGTAA